CGAGCCTCGTGGGTCCGCTGCTCCTCGATCGCGCCGCCCACGGCGGTGAGAGCCGCGCGACCGCCAACGCGTCGCAGGAAGCGCCGGCCGCGCCGCACGGCATCTATCCCTGCGCGGCAGACGGCGACCATCGCGAGCCCTGGATCGCGATCACCGTCTTCACGGACGAGGAGTGGCGGCGCTTCGCGCGCGCCATCGGCGACCCGCCCTGGACCGCCGACGCGCGCTTTGCGTCCCTGGCGGGACGTCTCGCGCATGCCACGGAGCTCGACGAGCGGGTCACGACCTGGACGCGGACCATGAACGCGCGCGCAGCCATGACGCTCCTGCAGGAGAACGCGATCGCGGCCGGGATCGTCGCCGACGCGGCCGACGTGTGCACGCGCGATCCCGCGCTCGCGGCGCGAGGACACTTCGTCGACGTCGCGACGCCCGAGGGCCGCACCGTGCGGATGGACGGCCCGCCGTTCCTCCTCTCCGACACGCCGGCGTTCGTGCGCGGAGCCGGCCCTCTGCTGGGCGAGCACAGCGACGAGATCCTGCGCGAGGTCCTCTCGTACGACGACGCCGGCATCGCTGCGCTCCGCAAGGACGGCGTCGTCGGCTGAGCGATGGCCATCTGGCGCCATCTCCTCCGCCCCCTGCTCCCGTGGCTCGGCCGCATCGCGGTCGGCCTGGTCGCGATGCTCGCGCTCGGCTGGATGATCGGGCTCGCGCTCATCTACCGCGCCGAGCCCGAAACGGGTGCGACCCTTCCCGCCGGTGTCGCCGGTCGTCTCGTCACGGCCGGCGGGCATACCGTGCACGTCGTCGAGGCCGGCGCGGGCGACCCGCTGCTGCTCGTGCACGGCTTCGCGGGCAGCACCTACGATTGGGAGGCACAGGTGTTGGAGCCTCTCGCGCGCTCGCACCGCGCGATCGCGGTCGACCTCCTCGGCATGGGCTTCAGCGCGCGGGGGAGCGACCTCGCCTACGGCTACGCTCTGTGGAGCCAGCAGCTCGCCGACGTCATGGACGCGCTCGGCATCGTCATGGCGACGGTCGTCGGGCACTCGCTCGGCGGCGCCGTCGCGTCGATCTTTGCGGCCGAGCACGGCGGTCGCGTCGAGAAGCTCGTGCTGGTGGCGCCGCTCGTGCCGCTCGAGTGGTCCGAGCGGGCGTGGTTCTTCAACGCGATGGAGCTGCCGGGCGTAGGCGAGCTCATGCTGGGGACGGCCGACCACCTGCCGCAGCTCCCCGGCTTCGACGATCCGTACCACGCTCGCGCCCACGAGATCTTCCGCATCCACGGCACGCGGCGCGCGCTGCTCACCTACCTGCGCCACGGCCGCGACACGCCACGACTCGTCGCCGCCTACCGCCAGATCGTGGCCCCGACCCTCATCGTGTCGGGGACCGCCGACGACGTCATACCGCACGCGGCCGTTCGGCGCTGGGCGACGGCGATCCACGACGCGCTGGTCCTGCCCCTGGACGGCGTCGGACACTGGGTCATGCGCGACGCGCCGGCGCGCCTCGTCGCGGCCATCGATGACCTCGACCGCCGCTGACGGGGCGAGCTATAGAGCGCCCATGCCCTTCGCCCTCGTCACCGGCGGCTCGCGCGGCATCGGGCGCTCGATCGTGCGACGCCTCGCGCGCGACGGCTTCGACGTCGGGATCAACTATCGCCGCGACGAGGACGCCGCGGCCGCGATCGCCGGCGAGGTGCGAGCGCTCGGCCGCACCGCCGTGACCCTGCGCGCCGACCTCGGCGACGCGGCGCAGGTGCAATCGATGCTGGGCGCCCTCGACGCGGCGACGGCGCGCGTCGACGTCTTCGTCGCGAACGCGGCCGCGACGGCGTTCAAGCCCTTGCTCGAGATGAAGCCGCACCACGTCGAGAAGACGTACGCGATCACGATCGCCTCGTTCCTGC
The DNA window shown above is from Candidatus Eisenbacteria bacterium and carries:
- a CDS encoding CoA transferase encodes the protein MASPLDGLRVLDFTWVVAGPVTTRILADLGADVVKIERRDALDFGDRRGGLSGALMRGKRSVVLNLADPRGIAIARALALQADVVIDNFSARVMTNLGLDHQTLSAEKPGIICVRMTGYGLSGPDRDHVSYGPTLQALTGYTLLMGEPGRPPAGFGYSYSDLASGHLGALAVLAAVFHRRRTGRGQLVDLAQQESVASLVGPLLLDRAAHGGESRATANASQEAPAAPHGIYPCAADGDHREPWIAITVFTDEEWRRFARAIGDPPWTADARFASLAGRLAHATELDERVTTWTRTMNARAAMTLLQENAIAAGIVADAADVCTRDPALAARGHFVDVATPEGRTVRMDGPPFLLSDTPAFVRGAGPLLGEHSDEILREVLSYDDAGIAALRKDGVVG
- a CDS encoding alpha/beta hydrolase, whose protein sequence is MAIWRHLLRPLLPWLGRIAVGLVAMLALGWMIGLALIYRAEPETGATLPAGVAGRLVTAGGHTVHVVEAGAGDPLLLVHGFAGSTYDWEAQVLEPLARSHRAIAVDLLGMGFSARGSDLAYGYALWSQQLADVMDALGIVMATVVGHSLGGAVASIFAAEHGGRVEKLVLVAPLVPLEWSERAWFFNAMELPGVGELMLGTADHLPQLPGFDDPYHARAHEIFRIHGTRRALLTYLRHGRDTPRLVAAYRQIVAPTLIVSGTADDVIPHAAVRRWATAIHDALVLPLDGVGHWVMRDAPARLVAAIDDLDRR